Proteins from a single region of Carassius gibelio isolate Cgi1373 ecotype wild population from Czech Republic chromosome B15, carGib1.2-hapl.c, whole genome shotgun sequence:
- the LOC127972140 gene encoding T-cell surface glycoprotein CD3 epsilon chain: MFLLSVMIVLLAAARAQDIEITDDGVIMICTGGDNRVVTWKNEAGKDVSGEGNKLNVRVPADSGTGIVEGQYSCNYTDGPNHIKRMFYINVKVCENCYELSGVMAWGVMIIDLLITGGVILIIYFCSARNSDSKPKKVSNSRPMNPPRPPNQDYAALDPKMRSGDGLYAGLNK, from the exons ATGTTTCTCCTGAGTGTGATGATCGTGCTGCTCGCCGCGGCTCGGGCTCAAG ATATTGAAATCACAGACGATGGTGTCATTATGATCTGCACTGGAGGAGACAATAGGGTAGTAACATGGAAAAATGAAGCCGGAAAAGATGTCAGTGGAGAAGGAAATAAACTGAACGTTCGTGTTCCAGCTGATTCGGGAACAGGAATAGTTGAAGGACAGTACTCTTGTAATTATACAGATGGACCTAATCATATCAAACGTATGTTCTACATCAACGTAAAAG TGTGTGAGAACTGCTATGAGTTGAGCGGAGTGATGGCGTGGGGCGTCATGATCATAGATCTACTGATCACAGGAGGAGTTATACTCATCATCTACTTCTGTTCTGCCAGAAACAGTGACAGCAAACCGAAGAAAG TATCAAATTCCCGACCAATGAACCCTCCTCGACCTCCAAACCAGGACTATGCG GCTCTGGATCCGAAGATGCGCAGCGGTGATGGGTTGTACGCAGGCCTCAATAAGTAG